In Gossypium hirsutum isolate 1008001.06 chromosome D01, Gossypium_hirsutum_v2.1, whole genome shotgun sequence, the genomic window ttttccatattttataCCAAGCATAccaataaaattttatctttccACCTACCAAAACAAATACAGCCTAAAGGTGGCAAATCAAATCGGGAAAAAGGTTGGTATGGCCAatccaaaacaaaagaaaaaggttttGTTAAAAGGGGGCATGGATGATTCGACCCTATATAGAACTGGaaataaagaaaacaacaaaTGGGCTTCAAGTGCCCGTTTCATggttgaaaaatcataaatttcaaaagAGCAGGATGAATCTTAGTTTTCACACTCAAGACACTTACTATAGGGTACAAGATTTAAGAAGGTGAAAAATCCTTTCTAACTGCAccattgattaattaaaatgacaGATGATACCTGCACATACTATTGAAGACTCGCTTGTGGTTCCAAGCTACACTGTCTGTTATTCCGAGTGAGAAGTCCAATATATAAGTCCATTGCAGTTGAAGATTCAGATTAACAAAATTATTAGAGTTGGTGATAAAATGTTTAATAcataaataatgaaattgaagaaCATCTTAAATACGCCATTTGGTGTATGATTCTCACACAGGCACATAACCACAAGATAGATATTCATCTttaatttgaaacaattataCAAACGAACCTAACAGAACATTGATGATGGTCATAATTCTAAATCTGGAATAGCATTTACCTAATTAAGACGAACACACACTGTAAGACACCTGCAGTACCAGTCCACAATGAAGGACCAGATGTCACTAGTGAATCCTGCATCAATAGGCCCACTGAAGCAGCCAGTGAAACAAAGGAGACAACATAAGCAAGGAAAAGCCAGAGCTTCAACCTGTTTCGATGAAGGATTAGCATCCATTAGCCAGAACAAGCAACCAAAAGAGTATTGTAACTCTTCTAAAAAAAGGTAGAGATAAACCACACAACAAACAGATACAAGGATGGTCAGCTGATTCAAATTCCAAACACTTAAAGTTTCCCACTTAAACAATCTTAAATATCACCAATTGTCGAAATTATCTCCAAGTTATATCAGATACAACGCACAAGCAAGACAACAAGACAAAAGGAAATCAAAAGTAGACACCATTACTAATTCCCTACAGCTTTAATACATACAAAGTCAAAACCTTTTCCCAAATTCCAAACTCCAATGCCTGATTCTGAAATTGTCATGCAGCTGGAGCACATGCACGGATCAGCTTAGTTACACAAGGGTGAGCTTGAGCTACACACACCATGCTTACTGCATGTTGATAAGCGCATACCATACCATGCTCAGATGATATTATCAATATTTGCAAATTTCTTTACATTACAACGAAATTTTTGAAGTGATTAAGCAAGATGGTTGTTAAGCTTTCATGTAACCTACATGAAATAAGAGGAAGCTTCAAATGGCTTAAGAGCATTTCTTGTGTCTCATAATCAAATTCAGCAGTGACTCGTACACCGTAAACTAGCTCAGGTAAAGGAATAGCTTGAGTGGTTGAAGGATAAGTTGGaaaaatagattaaaagaaaaaaaaaattcaaaaagctCGGTCCTAAAACTGCAATGGAACACAGCACAAATTAATAGTTTAAGCCGTAAGTCATACAACACTAGCACATTTACTTTTTGGGCTCCACCAAGTGCCAAGGTTATACAATCAGGGATAAGTCTTAGTCATTCCTTTTCCACCATAGCCCAAAGTTTTTACTCAAGCAACCATAAATGGACATGACAACTTATGTGTTAGGACCAGTTAAGCTCCTGTGgaagaaaaactaaaatgaaagaccagtatgttcaacaatttgtCTTAACTCTGACCAATATCAAGGCATGTTTCAGGAAAACAACAACACTATTCAAACCCTATATCATCTCTGTAAGAAAATTGATGTGGTTTTGGGTGAAAAACAGCAGCAAATAGGTAGAATTTTGACTGAAAAATGTGTAGAATGAAGTTGGAACTCTAGAAAACTCAGGGTTATGGAAAACCTCTAGGTTCCTTTATTAATTTCAGAGGTAATAATCAGGAAGTTATGACTGTAAATATTTTACAGCTTATGTATACTAGACTTTCTCGCAAACAAAGTTTTATTCTAGCTCTATATTTAGGCTTAAAGATACTAAATTGTGGATATAgaataaaataacatgttttcttCTATTTCAATCCTGCTAacagtataataataaaaaagaatccAACACTTCTAATTACAAGGAAAAAAACTTGTAATTCAGCACTGCCATATGATAATTTTTGAGTTGCAGAAGAATTTCTGTTTGTAAACTGCATGTTAGTTTACAAGACACGTgatttgcaaatgaatcattatCACGAACACTTATCCATGTCAATTGTCAACTATGCCTCAAGATTGACTTTAGTGATAACACACATGCAGAAAAGGTGGGTAATAAATACGTTATATACGTCCTCTAATTTTTCTTAGGTTTCAAGAACTCAGTTCCTCAATGCCATATAGGCAGCTAAAAGAATTTCCAAGTTCGCAGCACTATCATGCACTGCTTCAGCCACCGTTGAATGAGTGAGCAAGAGGGAGTTCACCATGAGTACACTATATAAAATGATCGTAATGAATAGTTCCATATTCATTAATTCTACAAGAAGATTAAGATCCTTAAGTTAGAAGGATCACTTGAAAATTATGCATCCATGCTGTCTAAACTTGAACCTAAAACGTAGGCACTTTACATGCAATAACACTAATTTTGAACGGAACTTCTGGACCTATGTCTGTGCAAATAGTCACCATCATACACAATTAAATATCATTTGCATtaatgttaaatttgttgataCCAAAAGGAATAAATTAATTGAGATGCAAGACTGTTGACGAAATTCTAGTGCTTATCAAGTTTGGATTTCAAAGTGACCGCTACATCATAAGCCTTGATTCTGTAGACAAGGTAAGAACTTCAAGACAAGAAATATTTTTCAATCAGCTAAAATGTACAGAACCATCTCAACTTCACCTCGAAAATATCACAACTCACAACAGCATCACCGAGGAACAGGTAAACCCTAAGTAATTAGGTATCTCTCCAATCATGGGAAAAATGATAACGATTTTAGCAAAAAAACAGTTAAAGTAAGCAAAATCAAAATCCAATAGTGGATGAAACGCAAAttccataaaaaaaatgaacTGAAAAAACAGTGAGAAATTGAAGAAGATAAGAATCAGCAAACCTCCACTCGCCTTCATCATACGGAGAGTAATCAATATCGTCTTTTCGAACACAATTAAACATCAAAGCCGCGATAGACGcaaatatttcttaaaataaaattcggCCATGTAAACATCAAAAAAGCAAAtaattaac contains:
- the LOC107922594 gene encoding transmembrane protein 50 homolog; protein product: MDLGELLAIFSPGVAGAVFGAGWWFWVDAVVCSSVHISFVHYLPEIFASIAALMFNCVRKDDIDYSPYDEGEWRLKLWLFLAYVVSFVSLAASVGLLMQDSLVTSGPSLWTGTAGVLQCVFVLIRQCSLEPQASLQ